From the Acaryochloris thomasi RCC1774 genome, one window contains:
- the rplB gene encoding 50S ribosomal protein L2, whose product MGIRSYRPYTAGSRQKTSSDFAEITRDRPEKSLVGAKHRHQGRNNRGVITSRRRGGGHKRRYRIIDLYRNKYGISGKVATVEYDPNRNARIALINYQDGEKRYILHPRGLNVGDEVVSGPESPIEIGNALPLANIPLGTEVHNVELVAGKGGQVVRSAGALAQVVAKEGDMVTLKLPSTEVRMFRKECYATVGQVGNVEANNITLGKAGRNRWKSRRPKVRGSVMNPCDHPHGGGEGRAPIGRAGPVTPWGKPTLGYKTRKKNKGSNALIVRRRRRTSKRSRGGRAS is encoded by the coding sequence ATGGGCATTCGATCATACCGACCCTATACCGCTGGATCCCGGCAAAAGACATCCTCTGACTTTGCCGAGATTACGCGTGATCGCCCGGAGAAATCCCTTGTTGGTGCAAAGCACCGTCATCAGGGCCGAAACAATCGAGGCGTAATCACTAGTCGGCGGCGAGGCGGTGGTCATAAACGCCGCTACAGGATTATCGATCTCTACCGCAACAAGTACGGGATTTCTGGGAAGGTTGCGACCGTTGAGTACGATCCTAACCGTAATGCACGTATTGCCCTGATTAATTATCAGGACGGAGAAAAGCGATATATCCTTCACCCTCGGGGACTCAACGTAGGGGATGAAGTTGTGTCCGGCCCAGAATCCCCCATTGAGATTGGAAATGCATTGCCGTTAGCCAATATCCCCCTTGGTACAGAGGTACACAATGTTGAATTGGTGGCTGGTAAGGGAGGGCAAGTTGTCCGCTCTGCAGGCGCACTTGCTCAGGTCGTGGCTAAAGAGGGCGACATGGTTACCCTGAAGCTGCCCTCAACCGAGGTGCGAATGTTCCGTAAAGAGTGTTACGCCACTGTTGGCCAAGTCGGCAACGTTGAAGCCAACAACATTACCCTTGGTAAAGCAGGACGAAACCGATGGAAAAGCCGTCGGCCAAAGGTGAGAGGTTCTGTTATGAACCCTTGCGATCACCCCCATGGTGGCGGAGAGGGTAGAGCGCCTATTGGTCGTGCAGGCCCTGTCACGCCTTGGGGTAAACCTACCTTGGGCTACAAAACCCGCAAGAAAAATAAGGGGAGCAATGCCCTGATTGTACGCCGCCGTCGTCGTACTTCTAAGCGGAGTCGAGGCGGTCGAGCGTCATAA
- the rpmC gene encoding 50S ribosomal protein L29, whose product MASSKMSDLRKLSEAEVETKIQDLKRELFDLRFQKATRQTVQPHQAGQIRHQIAQLMTLQREQQA is encoded by the coding sequence ATGGCCTCTTCTAAAATGAGTGACCTCAGAAAGCTCTCAGAGGCTGAGGTAGAGACAAAAATTCAAGATCTTAAGCGCGAGCTATTCGATCTACGGTTCCAAAAGGCAACTCGTCAAACCGTTCAGCCTCATCAGGCGGGCCAAATTCGCCACCAAATCGCGCAGTTGATGACGCTGCAGCGCGAGCAGCAGGCATAA
- the rpsC gene encoding 30S ribosomal protein S3 — MGQKIHPTGFRLGITKDHNSRWFADTSRYPELLQEDYKVRQYVNKQLSNAGIAGVRIERKADQIDLEVRTARPGVVVGRGGSGIEALRVGLQKELGSDRPIRINVVEIARVDAEAALIAESIAQQLERRVSFRRVVRQAIQRAQRAGVEGIKIQVGGRLNGAEIARSEWTREGRVPLHTLRADIDYSYRFASTTYGILGIKVWVFKGEVIPGSDLEPTQTREGPPRRRQQQQRRRQQFEDRSDSDS; from the coding sequence GTGGGACAAAAGATTCATCCAACTGGCTTTCGTTTAGGAATCACGAAGGATCATAATTCACGTTGGTTTGCCGATACGAGTCGGTATCCAGAACTACTTCAGGAAGACTATAAAGTTCGGCAGTATGTGAACAAGCAGCTCAGCAACGCCGGAATTGCCGGTGTGCGAATTGAGCGTAAGGCCGATCAAATTGATCTCGAAGTGCGGACCGCACGACCCGGCGTCGTTGTCGGCAGAGGTGGCAGCGGGATTGAGGCTCTAAGAGTAGGGCTGCAAAAGGAACTGGGGAGCGATCGCCCGATTCGCATTAACGTTGTTGAAATTGCTAGAGTCGATGCTGAAGCAGCCTTGATTGCTGAATCCATCGCTCAGCAGCTCGAGCGACGTGTTTCTTTCCGGCGAGTTGTGCGTCAAGCTATTCAGCGCGCTCAAAGAGCCGGTGTTGAAGGTATCAAAATTCAGGTTGGTGGTCGTCTCAACGGCGCAGAAATCGCCCGTAGTGAGTGGACCCGTGAAGGTCGAGTTCCTTTACATACCTTGAGAGCAGATATTGATTATTCCTACCGATTTGCCAGTACGACTTACGGCATTTTGGGAATTAAGGTTTGGGTCTTTAAAGGTGAGGTTATTCCAGGCTCAGATCTTGAGCCGACTCAGACTCGTGAAGGTCCTCCTCGCCGTCGCCAGCAGCAGCAGCGTCGCCGCCAGCAGTTTGAGGACCGGTCTGATTCAGATTCTTAG
- the rpsH gene encoding 30S ribosomal protein S8: MAANDTIGDMLTRIRNANLARHQATEVMSTKMTRNIAAVLKEEGFISAFEDSGEGVEQRLVIQLKYKGKQRQPIINTLQRISKPGLRVYSNRRELPRVLGGIGIAIISTSSGIMTDRDARRQGVGGEVLCYVW; encoded by the coding sequence ATGGCAGCGAATGACACGATCGGCGATATGCTAACCCGGATTCGAAACGCGAATCTAGCTCGGCATCAAGCCACTGAGGTGATGTCCACCAAGATGACTCGCAATATTGCTGCGGTCTTAAAGGAGGAGGGTTTTATCTCCGCCTTTGAAGACTCAGGAGAGGGTGTCGAGCAACGGCTTGTGATTCAGCTCAAGTATAAGGGCAAACAGCGTCAGCCCATTATCAATACTTTGCAGCGCATTAGTAAGCCTGGATTGCGAGTTTACTCGAATCGTAGAGAGTTGCCCAGGGTCCTAGGTGGTATTGGTATTGCTATTATCTCAACCTCCAGCGGCATCATGACTGATCGAGACGCCCGCCGTCAGGGCGTCGGCGGTGAAGTTCTCTGCTACGTTTGGTAG
- the rplV gene encoding 50S ribosomal protein L22, translating to MSNQLKDINGAYATAKYIRMSPRKVRRVLDQIRGQSYRDALILLEFMPYRACDPILKALRSAVANAEHNKGIDPAGLVVSHAYADQGPSLKRFRPRAQGRAYQIRKPTCHITVAVSSSESED from the coding sequence ATGTCAAATCAACTGAAAGATATTAACGGCGCTTACGCCACGGCTAAATACATCCGCATGTCTCCCCGAAAGGTGCGCCGTGTCTTGGATCAGATTCGAGGCCAGAGTTATCGTGATGCCTTGATCTTGCTGGAGTTCATGCCCTACCGAGCCTGTGACCCGATTCTCAAAGCTCTACGGTCTGCTGTTGCTAACGCTGAGCATAACAAAGGGATTGATCCGGCGGGCCTTGTGGTTAGCCATGCCTATGCCGATCAAGGACCAAGCTTGAAGCGATTTCGCCCCCGAGCACAGGGGAGAGCTTACCAAATTCGGAAGCCAACCTGTCATATTACCGTTGCCGTCAGCAGCTCTGAGTCAGAGGATTAA
- the rplX gene encoding 50S ribosomal protein L24, producing MTKNKSVIRHKMHVKKGDTVQVIAGKDKAKVGEVLQVYPKTSQVIVEGVNIKTKHIKPQSEGESGQITTNEYPVHSSNVMLYSQKQSVASRVCYSFTDDGRKVRMLKKTGEIID from the coding sequence ATGACAAAAAATAAATCTGTCATTCGACATAAAATGCATGTCAAGAAGGGCGATACCGTGCAGGTCATTGCTGGTAAGGATAAGGCTAAGGTTGGTGAAGTCCTTCAGGTATACCCAAAGACGAGTCAGGTGATTGTTGAAGGGGTCAACATCAAGACTAAGCATATTAAGCCTCAGAGTGAAGGCGAATCGGGTCAAATTACGACCAATGAGTATCCCGTTCATAGCTCTAACGTCATGCTCTACTCTCAGAAGCAAAGTGTTGCTAGTCGAGTTTGCTATTCATTTACTGATGATGGTCGCAAGGTGCGAATGTTGAAAAAGACGGGAGAAATCATTGATTAA
- a CDS encoding 50S ribosomal protein L23 gives MTKFTPSALADIVRRPIVTEKATLLLENNQYTFEVDPRANKPQIREAIESLFEVKVVGISTHKPPLKKKRMGRFIGHKPQYKKAIVTLAEGDTITLFPEV, from the coding sequence GTGACTAAATTCACGCCATCGGCCTTAGCCGACATCGTCCGCCGCCCCATCGTTACGGAAAAAGCGACATTACTGCTTGAAAATAACCAGTACACATTTGAAGTTGATCCTAGAGCTAATAAGCCACAAATCAGAGAAGCCATTGAGTCTCTTTTCGAGGTCAAAGTTGTAGGGATTAGCACCCACAAGCCGCCATTGAAGAAAAAGCGGATGGGACGTTTCATTGGCCATAAGCCTCAGTATAAAAAAGCAATTGTGACCCTAGCTGAAGGCGACACGATTACTCTATTCCCCGAGGTCTAG
- the rplD gene encoding 50S ribosomal protein L4 produces the protein MVSCVVHNWEGKESGEATVDLRIAREENAAHIVHRAMRRQMSNARQGTVASKTRAEVRGGGRKPWKQKGTGRARAGSNRSPLWRGGGVIFGPSPRDYSVKMNRKERRLALTTAFSSRSDDMVVVENFVDKLPRPKTKELAAALARWGIEEGSKVLLIVADKQENVYLSARNNASIKLVLAANLNVYDLLASDRIVATEDAIAKIQEVYSD, from the coding sequence ATGGTTAGTTGTGTTGTTCACAATTGGGAAGGCAAAGAGTCAGGTGAGGCTACGGTTGACCTAAGAATTGCTCGCGAAGAAAATGCAGCCCACATTGTTCATCGGGCAATGCGGCGACAGATGTCTAACGCCCGCCAAGGGACAGTGGCAAGTAAGACGCGTGCAGAGGTGCGCGGGGGTGGCCGCAAGCCTTGGAAGCAGAAGGGGACAGGACGTGCGCGAGCGGGCTCGAACCGTTCTCCGCTCTGGCGTGGTGGCGGCGTCATTTTTGGCCCCAGTCCTCGTGATTATTCGGTCAAGATGAATCGCAAAGAGCGACGCCTTGCTTTGACAACGGCTTTCAGTAGTCGTTCAGATGACATGGTTGTTGTTGAGAACTTTGTTGATAAGCTCCCTCGTCCAAAGACAAAGGAATTAGCCGCGGCTCTGGCCCGATGGGGTATTGAGGAAGGCTCTAAAGTCTTGTTGATTGTGGCCGATAAGCAGGAGAACGTCTATCTGTCGGCGCGTAACAACGCCAGTATCAAGCTGGTTCTTGCTGCGAATCTTAATGTTTACGATTTGCTCGCCTCCGACCGGATTGTGGCGACTGAAGATGCGATCGCAAAAATCCAGGAGGTTTACAGTGACTAA
- the rplE gene encoding 50S ribosomal protein L5, with protein sequence MTVRLKQIYTDTAVPKLQEQFSYKNIHQVPSLSKITVNRGLGEAAQNAKAMENSLSEIAVITGQRPVVTRAKKAIAGFKIREGMPVGVMVTLRGERMYAFLDRLISLALPRIRDFRGLSPRSFDGRGNYTLGLREQLIFPEVEYDSIDQIRGMDVSISTTANTDEEGRALLKVLGMPFRDN encoded by the coding sequence ATGACTGTCAGACTTAAACAAATCTATACCGACACTGCAGTTCCCAAATTGCAGGAGCAGTTCAGCTACAAAAATATCCACCAAGTTCCTAGCCTCTCTAAAATTACGGTCAACCGGGGTTTGGGTGAAGCCGCCCAGAACGCTAAGGCGATGGAAAACTCTCTGAGCGAAATTGCTGTTATTACGGGGCAGCGACCTGTTGTCACTCGTGCTAAGAAGGCGATCGCAGGTTTCAAGATTCGTGAGGGTATGCCCGTAGGTGTCATGGTTACGCTTAGAGGTGAGCGCATGTACGCTTTCCTGGACCGTTTGATTAGTCTGGCTCTGCCTCGCATTCGAGATTTTCGGGGCTTAAGTCCTAGAAGTTTTGATGGCCGGGGAAACTACACTTTGGGACTGCGTGAGCAGCTCATTTTTCCAGAGGTTGAGTATGACAGCATCGATCAGATTCGGGGCATGGACGTCTCTATTAGCACCACTGCCAATACAGACGAAGAAGGTCGAGCACTATTGAAAGTTTTAGGGATGCCTTTCCGGGATAACTAG
- the rplP gene encoding 50S ribosomal protein L16 → MLSPRKTKFRKQHRGRMRGKATRGNTLSFGEFGLQATEPSWITSRQIEAGRRAMTRYVRRGGKIWIRIFPDKPVTMRPAETRMGSGKGAPEYWVAVVKPGRIMYEIAGVPESVAREAMRLASFKMPIKTKFIVRESQES, encoded by the coding sequence ATGTTAAGCCCAAGAAAAACTAAATTTCGGAAGCAGCACCGGGGGCGGATGCGTGGAAAAGCTACGCGAGGTAATACTCTCAGTTTCGGAGAATTTGGCCTCCAAGCAACCGAACCCTCTTGGATCACTTCCCGACAAATTGAGGCTGGCCGGCGGGCTATGACTCGCTATGTTCGACGGGGCGGCAAGATCTGGATTCGCATTTTCCCTGATAAGCCTGTTACCATGCGTCCTGCTGAAACCCGGATGGGTTCAGGTAAGGGAGCTCCTGAGTATTGGGTCGCTGTAGTTAAGCCGGGTCGGATTATGTACGAGATTGCCGGTGTTCCTGAGTCCGTCGCACGAGAAGCGATGCGTTTGGCCTCATTCAAAATGCCGATTAAGACTAAATTTATTGTTCGTGAGTCGCAGGAGTCTTAG
- the rpsS gene encoding 30S ribosomal protein S19 has product MPRSLKKGPFVADHLMRKIEVLNAKGDKQVIKTWSRASTILPQMIGHTIGVHNGRQHVPVYVTEQMVGHKLGEFAPTRTFRSHSKSDKKARM; this is encoded by the coding sequence ATGCCCCGCTCTCTCAAAAAAGGTCCCTTCGTTGCGGATCACCTAATGCGAAAGATTGAAGTCTTAAACGCTAAGGGTGATAAGCAAGTGATCAAAACGTGGTCCCGAGCCTCTACAATTTTGCCCCAGATGATTGGTCATACGATTGGGGTTCACAATGGCCGGCAGCATGTGCCTGTATATGTGACAGAGCAGATGGTGGGCCACAAGCTGGGAGAATTTGCGCCGACTCGCACATTCCGCAGCCACTCGAAAAGCGATAAAAAGGCTCGGATGTAA
- the rplC gene encoding 50S ribosomal protein L3 encodes MSVGILGTKLGMTQIFDEEGRSIPVTVVQAGPCAVTQIKTKETDGYTAVQVAYGETREKLLTKPELGHLKKSGATPMRHLREYRMADVSGFELGQGLAADLFSKDQLVDVTGTSIGRGFAGYQKRHNFRRGPMSHGSKNHRQPGSTGAGTTPGRIYPGKKMAGRMGGITVTVRKLTVAQVDAERNVLLIKGAVPGKAGSLLNIRPATIVGQS; translated from the coding sequence GTGTCCGTTGGAATCCTAGGGACAAAGCTGGGTATGACCCAGATTTTTGATGAAGAAGGCCGATCTATTCCGGTCACTGTCGTACAGGCGGGCCCCTGTGCGGTCACTCAAATTAAGACAAAGGAAACTGACGGCTATACAGCGGTCCAGGTTGCTTATGGCGAAACTCGAGAGAAGCTCTTGACAAAGCCAGAACTTGGACACTTGAAGAAGTCTGGCGCTACGCCCATGCGTCACCTGCGGGAGTATCGCATGGCAGACGTTAGCGGTTTTGAATTAGGGCAGGGGCTGGCCGCTGATTTGTTTAGTAAAGATCAGCTTGTCGACGTGACAGGGACTTCTATCGGTCGCGGTTTTGCGGGTTATCAGAAGCGTCATAACTTTAGGCGAGGGCCAATGAGCCACGGTTCTAAGAACCATCGTCAACCCGGATCGACGGGGGCGGGTACCACGCCTGGTCGTATCTATCCAGGCAAGAAAATGGCGGGACGCATGGGCGGTATAACGGTAACGGTTCGTAAGCTAACGGTGGCTCAGGTTGATGCTGAACGTAATGTTCTGTTAATCAAGGGTGCCGTGCCTGGGAAGGCGGGTTCTCTCCTGAACATTCGGCCTGCCACAATTGTCGGTCAGTCCTAG
- the rplF gene encoding 50S ribosomal protein L6 yields MSRIGKRPVEIPDKVTVTLDGQSVAVKGPKGELSRTLPPEVLLEQQDKAIVVSRRDESRNARQRHGLCRTLVANMVEGVSKGFERKLQIIGVGYRAQVQGKNLVLNVGYSNPVTIEPPEGIQVAVDGNTNVTVSGINKEIVGNTAARIRAVRPPEPYKGKGIRYEGEYVRRKVGKAGKK; encoded by the coding sequence ATGTCTCGCATTGGTAAACGCCCGGTGGAAATCCCCGATAAGGTCACGGTGACTTTAGATGGACAATCTGTGGCGGTCAAAGGTCCGAAAGGAGAGCTTTCTAGAACGCTGCCTCCTGAAGTGTTGCTTGAGCAGCAGGATAAGGCCATCGTCGTGTCTCGTCGAGATGAGTCGCGTAATGCTCGTCAGCGTCATGGACTCTGTCGTACCCTAGTTGCCAATATGGTGGAAGGCGTCTCTAAAGGTTTCGAAAGGAAGCTGCAGATTATCGGAGTAGGCTATCGCGCCCAGGTCCAGGGCAAAAACTTGGTCCTGAACGTTGGCTACAGCAATCCAGTTACTATTGAACCACCGGAAGGCATTCAAGTCGCGGTAGATGGCAATACGAATGTGACTGTGAGTGGAATTAATAAAGAGATTGTGGGCAATACAGCGGCGCGAATTCGTGCTGTTCGCCCTCCTGAGCCTTACAAGGGTAAGGGAATTCGGTATGAGGGAGAATACGTACGCCGCAAGGTCGGCAAGGCAGGGAAGAAGTAA
- the rpsQ gene encoding 30S ribosomal protein S17, which translates to MAVKERIGLVVSDKMDKTVVVAIESRSPHKKYGKIMARTQRYKVHDAENSCSIGDRVRIQETRPMSRTKRWVVTDILTSAK; encoded by the coding sequence ATGGCAGTTAAAGAGCGGATCGGCTTAGTCGTAAGCGACAAAATGGACAAAACAGTGGTGGTGGCAATTGAGAGCCGGTCACCTCATAAAAAATACGGCAAGATTATGGCCCGTACTCAGCGATACAAGGTTCACGATGCCGAAAATAGCTGTAGTATTGGCGATCGCGTTCGCATTCAAGAGACTCGTCCCATGAGCCGCACAAAGCGCTGGGTCGTGACCGATATTCTGACATCTGCCAAGTAG
- the rplR gene encoding 50S ribosomal protein L18 — protein sequence MKTRKQATRSRHRRVRRKVSGTATQPRLAVFRSNQHIYAQVIDDVQQHTLAAASSLDEAVKKKASSGANCDASMQVGQLVAERALEKGIKAVVFDRGGNLFHGRVKALADAAREAGLQF from the coding sequence ATGAAAACTCGTAAGCAGGCTACCCGTAGCCGTCATCGTCGAGTGCGTCGAAAAGTTAGCGGTACAGCTACTCAGCCTCGTCTCGCTGTTTTTCGCTCTAATCAGCACATTTATGCCCAGGTTATTGATGACGTGCAACAGCATACCTTGGCAGCAGCTTCATCTCTTGATGAAGCTGTGAAGAAAAAGGCTTCGTCTGGTGCTAATTGTGATGCATCCATGCAGGTGGGGCAGTTGGTTGCTGAACGGGCTTTAGAGAAGGGTATTAAGGCTGTTGTCTTTGATCGGGGCGGCAATCTTTTCCACGGTCGGGTTAAGGCATTAGCAGATGCCGCTCGTGAAGCAGGACTACAGTTTTAA
- the rplN gene encoding 50S ribosomal protein L14, with translation MIQQETRLNVADNSGAKQLLCIRVLGGGNRRYGGVGDVIIATVKDAAPNMPVKKSDIVRAVIVRTRKSISRESGMSIKFDDNAAVLINQDNNPRGTRVFGPVARELREKSFTKIVSLAPEVL, from the coding sequence ATGATTCAGCAAGAAACTCGTCTAAATGTTGCCGATAATAGCGGCGCGAAACAACTTCTCTGTATCCGGGTGCTGGGAGGTGGTAACCGTCGCTACGGTGGTGTCGGTGATGTCATTATCGCTACCGTCAAAGACGCTGCGCCTAATATGCCTGTTAAGAAGTCGGATATTGTGCGAGCGGTTATTGTACGAACCCGAAAGTCGATTAGCCGAGAAAGCGGCATGAGCATTAAATTTGATGATAATGCTGCGGTCTTGATTAACCAGGATAATAATCCGCGCGGCACTCGTGTCTTTGGTCCCGTGGCTCGTGAACTGCGCGAAAAGAGCTTCACTAAGATCGTCTCACTTGCTCCGGAGGTTTTGTAA